One genomic window of Magnolia sinica isolate HGM2019 chromosome 3, MsV1, whole genome shotgun sequence includes the following:
- the LOC131239415 gene encoding SWI/SNF complex subunit SWI3A-like isoform X2, producing MHTADDPPRRSDSESDHELYTIPNYSSWFSWDEIHHNERIAHSEFFNNSSISKTPKIYKEYRDFIINKYREDPSRRLVFTDVRKCLIGDVGAIHKIYRFLERWGLINFGISSPSDVGGDGDQAVEDAGVPRCEVVVEEGSPYGVRVVEFPNSSKALAGPTVEGDGEEGAEGVGGGGGGSGGGGLRLPPLTSYSDVFGEVGRQNWCWNCGGDCVSGYYKSAKRGSLICAKCFENENCGDSKVADDFKFIDADVTGNHGIWTDEETLLLLEAVVKYGDDWNAVAQHVRTKSKLDCISRLIQLPFGEHILGTISVKGDDRNLISHTGNVKLMQDATVENEEPIKTEEQHQEYTSETEQIERGETEDPPPKRQCVNSFADAGSSLMKQVALLSTVVGPHIAAAAADATVATLCDENPCAREIFEAEQDCVTYEFGSPTCNTEPVRVPKVEDVETEEDHKQTETLEAAPQKKGPSTLHIRAAIATAFGAAAAHSKLLADQEDREIEHLMATIIEAQLNKIQSKIKHFEELESIMEKEYAQIQQLKESIFADWIDVLEQAFRVGIPRYRDHGFVKSLTSSLL from the exons ATGCACACTGCCGACGATCCTCCTCGACGTTCCGACTCGGAATCCGACCACGAACTCTACACCATCCCAAACTACTCTA GCTGGTTCTCATGGGATGAAATTCACCACAACGAAAGAATCGCCCACAGCGAATTCTTCAACAACTCCTCaatctccaaaacccccaaaatctACAAAGAATACAGAGACTTCATCATCAACAAATACCGAGAAGACCCTTCCCGACGGCTCGTATTTACCGACGTTCGCAAATGCTTGATCGGCGACGTCGGGGCCATCCATAAGATCTATAGATTCTTGGAGAGATGGGGTTTGATCAATTTCGGCATTTCCTCGCCGTCGGATGTCGGCGGCGATGGCGATCAAGCGGTTGAGGATGCGGGGGTGCCGCGATGTGAGGTTGTGGTTGAGGAGGGGTCGCCGTATGGGGTACGGGTTGTGGAGTTTCCGAATTCGTCGAAGGCTTTGGCGGGCCCCACGGTAGAGGGTGATGGTGAGGAAGGGGCGGAGGGTGTTGGTGGAGGTGGTGGCGGCAGCGGGGGTGGAGGTTTGAGATTGCCACCGCTGACGTCATATTCGGATGTGTTTGGGGAGGTAGGTCGGCAGAATTGGTGCTGGAATTGCGGGGGAGATTGCGTTTCGGGCTATTATAAGTCAGcaaag AGAGGCTCACTAATATGTGCAAAGTGCTTTGAAAATGAGAATTGTGGGGACAGCAAGGTGGCAGATGATTTCAAGTTCATTGATGCAGATGTTACTGGAAATCATGGAATATGGACTGATGAAGAGACTTTGCTTCTTTTAGAGGCTGTTGTGAAATATGGAGATGATTGGAATGCTGTTGCGCAACACGTACGAACCAAGAGCAAACTTGATTGTATTTCGCGGCTCATACAGTTACCGTTCGGTGAGCATATATTGGGAACCATCAGTGTTAAAGGTGATGATAGGAACTTGATTAGCCACACAGGCAATGTTAAACTGATGCAAGATGCTACGGTTGAGAATGAGGAGCCCATCAAAACCGAAGAGCAACATCAAGAGTATACAAGTGAGACTGAGCAGATTGAACGGGGTGAGACCGAGGACCCTCCTCCGAAGCGACAATGTGTTAACTCTTTTGCAGATGCTGGTAGTTCTCTAATGAAACAG GTAGCTCTCCTTTCTACAGTAGTTGGACCACATATTGCAGCTGCTGCAGCTGATGCCACTGTTGCGACATTGTGCGATGAGAACCCGTGTGCTAGGGAGATCTTTGAGGCCGAACAGGATTGTGTTACATATGAGTTTGGGTCTCCTACTTGTAATACCGAGCCAGTGAG AGTCCCTAAAGTTGAAGATGTGGAAACAGAAGAGGACCATAAACAAACAG AGACACTAGAGGCTGCCCCACAGAAGAAAGGCCCTTCGACATTGCATATCAGAGCTGCCATTGCAACAGCTTTTGGAGCGGCAGCTGCTCATTCCAAGTTACTAGCAGACCAGGAAGACAGGGAAATAGAGCATCTAATGGCAACTATAATCGAAGCACAG CTGAATAAGATTCAATCCAAGATCAAACATTTTGAGGAGCTGGAGTCGATCATGGAAAAGGAATATGCCCAGATACAGCAGCTaaaagagtccatatttgcaGATTGGATTGATGTTCTAGAACAGGCTTTCCGTGTGGGCATTCCAAGATATAGGGATCATGGTTTTGTGAAGTCGTTGACAAGTAGCTTGTTGTAA
- the LOC131239415 gene encoding SWI/SNF complex subunit SWI3A-like isoform X1 → MHTADDPPRRSDSESDHELYTIPNYSSWFSWDEIHHNERIAHSEFFNNSSISKTPKIYKEYRDFIINKYREDPSRRLVFTDVRKCLIGDVGAIHKIYRFLERWGLINFGISSPSDVGGDGDQAVEDAGVPRCEVVVEEGSPYGVRVVEFPNSSKALAGPTVEGDGEEGAEGVGGGGGGSGGGGLRLPPLTSYSDVFGEVGRQNWCWNCGGDCVSGYYKSAKQRGSLICAKCFENENCGDSKVADDFKFIDADVTGNHGIWTDEETLLLLEAVVKYGDDWNAVAQHVRTKSKLDCISRLIQLPFGEHILGTISVKGDDRNLISHTGNVKLMQDATVENEEPIKTEEQHQEYTSETEQIERGETEDPPPKRQCVNSFADAGSSLMKQVALLSTVVGPHIAAAAADATVATLCDENPCAREIFEAEQDCVTYEFGSPTCNTEPVRVPKVEDVETEEDHKQTETLEAAPQKKGPSTLHIRAAIATAFGAAAAHSKLLADQEDREIEHLMATIIEAQLNKIQSKIKHFEELESIMEKEYAQIQQLKESIFADWIDVLEQAFRVGIPRYRDHGFVKSLTSSLL, encoded by the exons ATGCACACTGCCGACGATCCTCCTCGACGTTCCGACTCGGAATCCGACCACGAACTCTACACCATCCCAAACTACTCTA GCTGGTTCTCATGGGATGAAATTCACCACAACGAAAGAATCGCCCACAGCGAATTCTTCAACAACTCCTCaatctccaaaacccccaaaatctACAAAGAATACAGAGACTTCATCATCAACAAATACCGAGAAGACCCTTCCCGACGGCTCGTATTTACCGACGTTCGCAAATGCTTGATCGGCGACGTCGGGGCCATCCATAAGATCTATAGATTCTTGGAGAGATGGGGTTTGATCAATTTCGGCATTTCCTCGCCGTCGGATGTCGGCGGCGATGGCGATCAAGCGGTTGAGGATGCGGGGGTGCCGCGATGTGAGGTTGTGGTTGAGGAGGGGTCGCCGTATGGGGTACGGGTTGTGGAGTTTCCGAATTCGTCGAAGGCTTTGGCGGGCCCCACGGTAGAGGGTGATGGTGAGGAAGGGGCGGAGGGTGTTGGTGGAGGTGGTGGCGGCAGCGGGGGTGGAGGTTTGAGATTGCCACCGCTGACGTCATATTCGGATGTGTTTGGGGAGGTAGGTCGGCAGAATTGGTGCTGGAATTGCGGGGGAGATTGCGTTTCGGGCTATTATAAGTCAGcaaag CAGAGAGGCTCACTAATATGTGCAAAGTGCTTTGAAAATGAGAATTGTGGGGACAGCAAGGTGGCAGATGATTTCAAGTTCATTGATGCAGATGTTACTGGAAATCATGGAATATGGACTGATGAAGAGACTTTGCTTCTTTTAGAGGCTGTTGTGAAATATGGAGATGATTGGAATGCTGTTGCGCAACACGTACGAACCAAGAGCAAACTTGATTGTATTTCGCGGCTCATACAGTTACCGTTCGGTGAGCATATATTGGGAACCATCAGTGTTAAAGGTGATGATAGGAACTTGATTAGCCACACAGGCAATGTTAAACTGATGCAAGATGCTACGGTTGAGAATGAGGAGCCCATCAAAACCGAAGAGCAACATCAAGAGTATACAAGTGAGACTGAGCAGATTGAACGGGGTGAGACCGAGGACCCTCCTCCGAAGCGACAATGTGTTAACTCTTTTGCAGATGCTGGTAGTTCTCTAATGAAACAG GTAGCTCTCCTTTCTACAGTAGTTGGACCACATATTGCAGCTGCTGCAGCTGATGCCACTGTTGCGACATTGTGCGATGAGAACCCGTGTGCTAGGGAGATCTTTGAGGCCGAACAGGATTGTGTTACATATGAGTTTGGGTCTCCTACTTGTAATACCGAGCCAGTGAG AGTCCCTAAAGTTGAAGATGTGGAAACAGAAGAGGACCATAAACAAACAG AGACACTAGAGGCTGCCCCACAGAAGAAAGGCCCTTCGACATTGCATATCAGAGCTGCCATTGCAACAGCTTTTGGAGCGGCAGCTGCTCATTCCAAGTTACTAGCAGACCAGGAAGACAGGGAAATAGAGCATCTAATGGCAACTATAATCGAAGCACAG CTGAATAAGATTCAATCCAAGATCAAACATTTTGAGGAGCTGGAGTCGATCATGGAAAAGGAATATGCCCAGATACAGCAGCTaaaagagtccatatttgcaGATTGGATTGATGTTCTAGAACAGGCTTTCCGTGTGGGCATTCCAAGATATAGGGATCATGGTTTTGTGAAGTCGTTGACAAGTAGCTTGTTGTAA